The genomic segment TGCGCGAACCGCCCGCCAACCTGGTCAGCGGGATCGTCGACACCGACCTGCCGAGCTGCACCCCGAATACGTCGCTGGCTGGGGTGACGCGGTACTTCGCCGCCTATAACCTGGTCTGCGGTCCGGTGGTCGACGAGGAGAACCATCTGCTCGGCGCGGTCACCGTCGACGATGTGCTCGACCATCTGCTGCCCGACGACTGGCGGGAAAGCATGGAGGATCCGCAACTGTCCGACCGGGTGATCAGCGCAGAGGGGAAGACATGAGCGACCTGTCTGCGCGCCAACGCCTCGATACCCCCCGCTCGACGCGACGGCTGTCGTTCAACGTCGACCCCGAGGCGGTCGGCCGGTTCAGCGAATCGATCGCGCGCTTTCTCGGTACCGGGCGCTACCTGGCCTGGCAGACGATCATCGTCATCGTTTGGATCTGCCTGAATCTGTTCGCAGTGCGCTGGCAGTGGGACCCCTACCCGTTCATCCTGCTGAACCTGGCGTTTTCCACCCAGGCGGCCTATGCCGCGCCGCTGATCCTGCTGGCACAAAACCGGCAGGAGAACCGCGACAAAGTCTCGCTCGAGGAGGACCGGCGGCGCGCGCAGCAGACGAAAGCCGACACCGAGTTCCTGGCTCGCGAGCTGGCCTCGCTGCGGTTGGCGGTCGGCGAAGTGGCCACCCGCGACTACCTTCGCCGCGAACTCGAGGAGGTGCGCGAGTTGCTGGAAGCGCTGCGCGCCGATACCGGCGGGAAGACCAAAGACGGTTCCGACCGCAAATCGAAGAAGAACAGGCCGCCCATCGAGGAGCCGAGTTCGTGACAAAGGTGACCATTGGATACCACTGAGGTCACGAAGGTATGTATGGTGACTTGGTTCACACAGGCATGCACTATCTGAGGACGGGCGAGTGGGCATAGGAAACCGCGTCAGCCGGATGGTGCGGAAGCCTGCGTTCGGAATTGCTGTGCTCACCCCGGTCGTGCTTGCCGGAGCGGTGAGCGCCTCCCCCGACCTGCCGCATGCGCCGGTCGTCGGCAAAGAGGTCATGCCGCTGGCCGCCGTGTCCCCGCAAGTCGACACCTCGGGCGTCACCGTCATCGCGTTGACCAAGCAGCCCACCAGCTTTCACTTCGCCGCGACTACCCCATCGGCTCCGCCGCCGGCAATGGTCGTCAGCTCGATGGGAACCATGCGCATCCCCTCGGTACCGCTGGCCGCCTACCGCAACGCCGAGCAGAAAATGGCCGTGGCCGCGCCCGGCTGTGGGCTGAGCTGGAATCTGCTGGCCGGCATCGGCCGCATCGAATCCATGCACGCCAACGGCGGCGCCACCGATGCTCGCGGCACCGCGATCAGCCCGATCTACGGCCCCACCCTGGACGGCACCCTGTCCGGCAATGAGGTCATCGTGCAGACCGTCCAGGCCGGCCGCCCG from the Mycolicibacterium crocinum genome contains:
- a CDS encoding DUF1003 domain-containing protein, with protein sequence MSDLSARQRLDTPRSTRRLSFNVDPEAVGRFSESIARFLGTGRYLAWQTIIVIVWICLNLFAVRWQWDPYPFILLNLAFSTQAAYAAPLILLAQNRQENRDKVSLEEDRRRAQQTKADTEFLARELASLRLAVGEVATRDYLRRELEEVRELLEALRADTGGKTKDGSDRKSKKNRPPIEEPSS